From the genome of Thiohalobacter sp.:
AACGACTGGAACGTGCTCGCCGTGACCAGCCCCGGCGAGGACGAGGGCAAGACGCTGACCGCCATCAACCTGGCCGTGAGCCTGGCGCTGGAGGTCAGCCATACAGTGCTGCTGGTGGATGCCAACCTGCGCCACCCGAGCATCCACGAGCGCCTGGGCCTGGCGCCCGGCAAGGGGCTGTCCGACTACCTGCTCGACGATGCCGACCTGGCCGAACTGCTGCTGCACCCGGAAGGCCTGGACCACGTGGTGCTGCTGCCGGCCGGCCGTCCGGTGCACAACTCGGCCGAGCTGCTCAACTCGCCGAAGATGGTGCAACTGGTCGACGAGCTCAAGCACCGCTACCCCGAGCGCATCGTCATCTTCGATCTGCCGCCGGTGCTGTCGGCAGCCGACGCCCTGGCCTTCGCGCCCTACGTGGACGCCGCGCTGCTGGTGGTCGAGGAAGGCCGCACCCAGGCCGAGGCCGCGCAGCGCGCGGTGGAGCTGCTGGAGTGCACCAACGTGCTGGGCACCGTGCTCAACAAGGCCGGGCAGGCCTGATCCGCCGGGAGGCGGCGGCATCATGTACGAGGCCTTCTACGGATTCCGCGAGAAACCCTTCTCGCTGCTGCCCGACCCCTCTTTCCTGTATTTCAGCAAGAAGCACCGCATGGCCTTCGCCATGCTCGAGTACGGACTGGAGAACCAGGCCGGCTTCACTGTCATCAGCGGCGGCATCGGCACCGGCAAGACCACCCTGATCCGCCACCTGCTCAACCAGATGCAGCACAACACCACGGTGGGACTTATCTCCAACACCCATCAGTCCTTCGGCGAACTGCTGCAGTGGATCCTGCTCGCCTTCAATCTCGAGCACAAGGGCATGAGCAAGGTGGAGATGTACCAGGCGTTCGTCGACTTCATGATCGGCGAATACGCCCGCGGCCGGCGCACCGTGCTGATCGTGGACGAGGCCCAGAACATGTCCGCCGAGACGCTGGAAGAGCTGCGCATGCTGTCCAACGTCAACGCCGACAAGGACCAGGTGCTGCAGGTGATCCTGGTGGGCCAGGAGGAGCTGCGCGACACCCTGCGCCGGCCCGATCTGGTGCAGTTCGCCCAGCGCATCGCCGTGGACTACCAGCTCACGCCGCTGACGGTCGAGGAGACCACCGAACTCATCCGACACCGGCTGGCCGTGGCCGGCGGCTCGCCCGAGCTGTTCACCGACGCAGCCTGCGCCGCGGTCCACCATTACAGTGGCGGCACGCCACGGCTGGTCAACCTGATCTGCGACACCACCCTGGTGTACGGCTTTGCCGACCAGCGCGAAACCATCGACGCCGATCTGGTGCACGAGGTGGCGCGCGAAAAACAGGCCGGTGGCCTGTTCCCCACCACCGCGCCGCCCCCCGCGGCCGGCGAGCCGGAACCGCCGGCCGCCGTGACCGAATCCGAATCGTCGGCGCGACCGCAACCGGATGCCGACACCATGCCGCGCGCGGGCGCGCTCAATCCCACGCCCGCCAACCGCGAGGAAACACCGGCCGAGACACCGGCGCTGAGACACCGGCTGCGCCTGGCCGTCATCGGCGAGTCACCCGTGCTGCGCCGCCACCTGCGGCGGCTGATCGAACCCTTCGGCATCGAGGTGGTGGCGGAGCTGCCGCTGGAGGCCGCCGGCCAGGGTGACATCGATCCCGCCCAACTGGACATGCTGCTGGTGGACATGGACGACCAGGCCCAGGCCAGCGCCGGCGCCCTGTGCGACCTGATCACCGAATGGAACCTGCCGGTGCTGTTCAACGACAGCCAGCTCACCCAGCAGAGCCTCGATGGCAACGCCCCCGCCTTCGGCAACAAGCTGGTCGCCAAGCTCGCCAGCCTGCTGCCCGACCACACCGCCGACCTGCGCGTGGTCTCCGGCAGCGGCGAACCGCGCTGACATCCTCGCGAAGAGCGCCGCGAAAGTCACGGTCAAGAGCGCCACTGAATCCACGGGAAGGGTCATGCGCGATGGGCACGTCGCTGCGCGACTTTGCCCATCCTACTGAAGCATTTCTTGTAGGATGGGCAAAGCGAAGCGTGCCCATCAATGCATATTGTCCTTTCCGTGGATTCAGTGGATTCCGTGGCGCTCTTGACCTTCAGCGCGACAACCGCGCCCGATACCAGCTCCGCATGAAGATCCAGGCGCCGTATGCAAACAGCACCCCGCCGAACAGGTCGGCAAGCATGTCATAGAAGTCCATCACCCGGGTCGGCACGAAGCTCTGGTGATATTCGTCGGTCAGTCCGTACAGGCCGGCCAGCACGCCGGCGAGCAACGCCTGGCGGCGCTCCAGCCCCTGCTCGCCGGGCCGCATGGCGGCCAGATAGAAGATGGCCAGGATGCCGAACGCGACGGCATGATAGAGCTTGTCCTCCCAGGGGAAATGCATGGGCATCCTGCCAGCCGGGAAGGACGACCAGTAGAAGATCAGCCCCATCCAGGCCAGCGCCGCCAGCGCGGCCAGGCCACGCATCAGGTTCAGAAGCGGCAGGGGCAGATACAAGGCGCGGGGCTCACAGGTACTCGGACCAGTTGCGCGAGTCGTCGCCGAACACCAGGAAATGCGGGTTGAGTAGCGAGTCCTTGGTGTTGTAGCGCAGGGTATTCATGTCGGTGTCGGTGAGCCGGCCGCCGGCCTCCTCCACCACGCACTGGGCGGCGGCGGTATCCCATTCCGAAGTCGGCCCGAGACGGGGATAGATATCCGCGCGGCCTTCCGCCACCAGGCAGATCTTGAGCGCACTGCCCATGCTGATGATCTCGTGCTCGCCGACCTTCTCCAGAAAGCGGTTGAGCGAATCGCCGCGATGGGAGCGGCTGCCGGCCACCACCAGCGGGCCGGGTTGCAGCTTGCGCACATGGATGGCCTCGGCCGGCGCGTCGCCGGTCTGGCGGAAGGCGCCGCCGCCGCGACAGGCGTAGTAGGTCACGCCCAGCACCGGCACATGCACCACGCCCAGCACCGGCTCGCCGCGGTGGATGAGCGCGATGTTCACGGTGAACTCGCCATTGCGCTTGACGAACTCCCGCGTCCCGTCCAGCGGATCGACCAGCCAGTACCAGTCCCAGCGCGCGCGCTCCTCGTAGGGCACGCTGGCGGACTCCTCCGACAGCACCGGCACATCCGGCGTCAGCCGCGCAAGACCCCCGGTGATGGCCCGGTGCGCGGCCATGTCCGCCGCAGTCAGCGGGCTTTCGTCGTCCTTGTGCTCGACATCGAAGTCGGTCTCGTAGATCTCCAGTATCCGGCAGCCGGCCTCGGCAGCCAGCGCGCGCACCTCGTCGAGCAGTGCGCAGGGGTCGATGCTGCTGTTATCGGTCATGCCTCATCCTCTCCTGGGCCAGAAACAGCGCGACCATGCTGCGCGCCTCGGTGAAATCATCCCGCGCCAGCAACGCCGGCAGCTCGGCCAGCCGCCAGGGTACCACTTCCACGGGTTCGGGTTCGTCGCCCTCGGCCTCGGCCGGGAACAGGTCTCGCGCCAGCACGATGTGGGTCACGTGACCGAAATAGCCGGGCGCCACCGTCACCGTCATCAGCGCCTCCAGCCGCCCGGCGCCGAGGCCGATCTCCTCGCGCAGCTCGCGCTGGGCGGTGGCCAGCGGATCCTCGCCCGGCTCGATGCGTCCCTTGGGAAAACCCAGCTCGTAGCGCTCGGTGCCCGCGGCATACTCGCGTACCAGCAGCACCGTCTCCGCATCGCGCGCCGGCACCACCAGCACCGCGCCGTCGGCCGAGCCGCGCAGCCGCTCGTACACCACCTCGGTACCATTGGCGAAGCGCAGGTCCAACTGCTCGATACGAAACAGGCGGCTGCGGGCAACGGTGCGGGTTCCGAGGATTTCCGGTGGTTTCGACATGGGGGCATTGTAGCGGAGACGGGAGTGTAGCCGGAACCCGGGCGTCCGCTGGCGACCCCTCGCGGAAAGATGCTAACCTCACCCGGTAGCACTACTTCCGACTTCTGTCTCCTGACCCCCGACTTTGTCTCCTGGCTCCTGCATTCCGACTCCCCCACCCATGCCCCCCTGGTCACACATCGATACCTTGCTGCTCGACATGGACGGCACCCTGCTGGACCTCCATTTCGACAACCACTTCTGGCGCGAGCATGTGCCGCTGCGCTATGCCGAGCGCAACGACCTGGCGTTGGAAGCCGCCAAGGCCGAGCTGTTTCCGCGATTTCAGGCCGCGGAAGGCACCATGGCCTGGTATTGCGTGGACTACTGGAGCGAGGTGCTGGACATGGACATCGCCGAGCTCAAGCGCGAGGTCGATCATCTCATCGCGGTGCATCCCCATGTCACCGATTTCCTTGATCTCGCCCGCGCGCGCGGCAAGCGGGTGCTGCTGGTGACCAATGCCCACCAGAAGGCGCTCGATCTCAAGATGGAGAAGACCCGCCTCGGCGGCCACTTCGACCGCCTGATCTGCGCCCACGACTATGGCAAGCCGAAGGAAGACCCCTCCTTCTGGGACTGGCTGGCCGAACGCGAACCCTTCGACCGCGAACGCACCCTGCTCATCGACGACAGCCTGCCGGTACTGCGCTCGGCGCGCGAATACGGCATCCGCCACCTGCTGGCCGTGCGCCGCCCGGACACCCGCGGACCCGACAAGGACACCGAGGAGTTCGAGGCGGTCGAGGGATTCGACGCGCTGGTCCGGGGCCTGCAGGGATCGATCGGGAAGCCCTGATTTTTTCAAGAGCGCCACGGAAACCACCGAATCCACGGAAGGGATGAGGGTGTGTGGCGATGGATGTGTCGGGTCGCACGCGGTTCTGTCTGGCGTTCACCCTTGAACGCCGAGGCCGTGGAGACGCAGGGCGCACAGAGCATTTCCTGTTTGATCCATGACCGCCTCTGCGTGCTCTGCGCCTCGGTGTACTCCGTGTTACATGCCGGCCGTTCCCGTCTGTGTGACATGCCGGCTGCCCCTGTCGTGATGGGCACGTCGCTGCGCGCCTTTGCCCATCCTACCGGGACCTCCCTTGTAGGATGGGCAAAGCGAAGCGTGCCCATCGCACCTCATCCTTTTCCGTGGATTCGGTGGTTTCCGTGGCGCTCTTTCTCTTGCCCCCGATCCCTCAGCGCTCGTCCCAGCGCCTGAAGCGCTTGCGGCAATAGGCCAGCAGCTCGTCGTAGTCACGGAAGAACAGCTCGAAGCCCTCCTCGGCCGGCGCATCGAACTCGCAGTAGTCGTTGCTGTAGTCGCGGCAGACCTGCGGCCGGGTAGCGTAGATCCGGCAGCGACCGTCATCTCCGAGCATGGTGCAGCGGTTGTTGATGAGCAGGAACCAGCCGTCGCTGTCCTTGTAGGCCTGGATGTTCTCGTGGGCGAGCTGCCAGAGCAGATGATCGAAGTCATCGCGCGAACGCGGCCCCGGGATCTTCTGGGTGATGTAGGTGCAGCACTTGGTGCCGGGGCAGAAACTGCACTTGGTCTCGGAGGTGAGTTTGGCGGGCAGGGGCTTGCGGGACATGTTCAGGATATCCGAAGGGTGGCCAACCGAAAGAATAACGCCGCGAAGGCGCGCCGTCAGCTACCCAACCGGTAGATCAGGCGGATGGGCCTGCCGTGGCGTTCGATCTCGACGGCCAGCTGCCCGGCCTCGAGCTGGCGATAGAGCTGTCCGGCGTCCACCCGGTCATCAAGGGGAATGCCGTTGACACGCCGCACCAGATCGCCCGGCTGCAGGCCGATCTCCTTGCGCAGCGGCTCGGGGATGGCGTTGGCGTAATAGCCGTCGACCCTGCCATTCTGCTGATGGGGAATCACATCAATGGCTGCGACGATCTCCGGCAAACGCAGCGGATCTAGGCGAAAGGCAGAGCCCCCGTCCGTGCGCCCGGGCTGGGGCCCGGACAACCGTGCCCCGAATGACAGCCGGCGTGAGACACCCTGCTCGCTGACCAGCGCGTGATCCGCCGCCACCGTCTCCAGGCGCATGCCGGGCACCAGCCATTCACCCACCTTGCGCATGACCTGGCCACCGCCATCGGGGCGCTCGACAATGGCGTAGCCCTGCGCCTCGCCGAGAACGACCGTCCCCCGCAGCACCCACTCATCCATGCCCCACGCGCGGCTGTGCAGCGCCAGCAGCAGCCACAACAGCAGCCCCGGCCACCACCTCGTTCCAGTGGTGGCCGGGGCGCTCGACAGGCCCTGTCGCATGGCCGGCATCGCCTCAGTTAAGGCTGGGTTGCATCATCAGCTTGATCAGTGCATCACGCTCGGCGGCACTGATGGCCGTGCTGCCGTCGGTGGTGCCGCTGATGTTGCCGGCAAGGGTCGCCAGCCCGTTGACGAAGTTCAGCCGCGCCTGCTGGCGCTGCTGGGCGGTTGGCTGATTGTTGTTGTCCCAGATGGCATAGCGGGTGTTTTCCAGGATCTGGACGTCTTCCATCAGCCCCATCAGGGCCGCGAACTCGGCCGGCATGCCCATGCTGGTGAAGTCGTGGCGCTGACCGTCGATGCCATTGCCGGGATTGTCGTCGCTGTCCAGCCAATTCTGCATGTTGGTGGGCACGGGCGTGGTGTCGCGGGTATAGCCAAAGCTGCCACCCGCGTTGAGCACGCTTGCCACCCAGCTCACCGCGACGGTCTGCGGGATCGGCCAGTTGACCTGGTTGCCGTTGAAGTCGTACTCCATGCCAAGATCCGAGGGCAGGGTGTTGACGCTCACCCCCAGGGCCGATGCGACACTGTTCTTCATGTCGCTGATCTCGCTGTTGTTCGAACGTATCGCGGTCTGGAAACTGCTCCAAGCGGCCTGGAAGGCGGTATCGATGGCCTGCTGGACCTGCTGCTCGGTAACGCCGGGATTGGCAGCCAGATAGGCCTGCGGGTCCATAAAGTAGTCGCCGTACTGGGTGTCGATCTGCTGCTGGGCAGAAATGAAGGTCTGTACGCCGGAATTGAAGCGATCAATGAGTGCCTGCGACCCACCCAGCGTCCCGAGAGCGTCCGTGTACTCCTTCTTGATCGCAATCGATGCAACACGATTGAAGAAGCCGTTGACCGCAGCCATCACGGAGTTCTGGAAGCCTGACGAAAGCGACTGCATGGCCGCATCCAGCCCCGTGGCGTCGCCGGCCGCATCGAAGGCCGCCAGCAGCAGCTGGGGATCGATGCCGGCTGCGTCCCCGGCGTCGATGAGAATGTCGCCCATGAGGCCGCCGGCCTTGGCGAGATCATCATCGGATGCGCTGTCCACCGCTGTCTTGAAGAAGGCCACGTAATCGGACATGTCCTTCGTCCCGGCCGTGCCGTTGTAGATGATCCTGTCCTTGAATGTTTCGAGCGCGGACTGGCTCACCCCGTTGTTGAGCAGAAAGGCCTCCATGCCATCGTTGCCACGAATCGCGGTCGCCATCATCTGGCTGAGGCCGGGGATATCCGAGTCTGCCAGGCTCGCCGAGCGGATGAAGACCAGCCCGAAGGCGGCAGCCAGCGGATCATCGGTGCTGTTGTCCGTCATCGAGGCCCGCAGGGCCTCGGCCTGGACGTCCGAAAGCGGGTTGACGCCGACCAGGTTGGTGTCGCCGGCGCCCGGTGCCGGGGCAATGCCCTGGCGCACCACGCTACCGTTGCCATCCTTGACCTGCAGCAGCACGAAATGGGTCTGGTCGGCGGTCGGCAGGCCGCTGAGATCGAAGCTGATCTTGCCGTTGCTGTCGGCCGTCGCACTGGTGGAACTCAGGCTGGTCACGGAGCCGTCGCTGTTGATCTGCGACACCACGACCGTGTAGCTGGCGCCCGCCGTGAGGGCCGCCGCCGGCATCACCGGCGCCATCGCCAGGGCCAGCGCCAGACCGGCACCGGCCGCAAGACCGCGCACCTCGCGCGCAATGAATTGATGCAGTTTCATCGTGATTACCCCCTCAGGACGCACTGCCCGAGATACCGCCCGAGCTGCTGCCCGAACCACTTCCGCCACCGCCACAGCCGGTGACACCGACGGCCACCACCAGCAGGACACCCAGCACCGCGGCGACGCGGCGCACTGTCGTTGGTACTGAAAACATGATCTTCCCTCCCTCCTGTGGAAATACGGGACTGACAGGCGCGAGGCTGCATCAGCCGTGCCAATCACGAGGCCTGGCGATAAATCAGCACGTTACCGAAAACTGGAAGAGGAGGGTGACGGATGGGGTCAGTCGGCGCCCACAATTTGACGAGGCAGGCGACCCACCAGCGTCAGCCGATGGTCGCCCGACGCATCCGGCGCGCCCAGCAGCCCGAGGGCATCGCGCAGCGCGCGAGCAGCGTCGGCGCGGGCCCGCAGCTTCAGGTCCAACCGGTAGTGGCCATCGCGTTCGAGGCGGGCACTGCCGGCCAGCGCCAGCGGACCGCCCTGGTCTTGCATCTCGGCCAGCAGCGCATCGCCTTCGCCACGCAGTCGGACCTGCAGGTCGCCCAGCGGCAGGTTCAGCGGCGCGGCCAGTGCAGCGGACTTCCAGACGAGCGCGCCCTCCAGCCGGTCGGGCCAGTCGCCGCGCCCGCTGGCGGCCAGTTCCCGGATCAGGAGCCGGCCGCTCGCTTCGATGCCCCAGCGGTCCAGCAGCGGCCGGAAGAACTCGGCCGGGAGTTCGGCGCGGGGCATGCGCAGCCACCAGCGGCCGGTGAGACCGGCCGCGATCCGGGCCTCGATCGCGGGCGATCCGGTGGTCAGCCGGAAGCCGAGCCGGCCCAGTACCAGGCTGGCGGGCCGCAGCCGCCAGCGCAGGGACTCGAAACGCAGCGGACCGGCCGCAAGCACGGCGGCCTGGCCGCGCCAGAGCGTGCCCTCGGGGGCCTGAACGGCAAGCGGCTCGGGCAGGCCGCTCAGCCAGCGTTCCGCCGGCCAGGTGAACAACAGGAACAGGGCCAGGACACAGAGCGCCGCGAGACCCGCGGCGAGGCGTGACCTCATGGCGCGGCCGCGGCCAGGGTCAGGCGCGCATCGACCCGCCCCGGGGCCTCGGCCGCCTCGATATCGACGGCCTCGGCACGGATGCCGTGGCGGGTCTGAAGCTGATCCAGCCAGAGCACCAGCTCATCGAAGGCCGCGCCCTCCAGCCGCAGGCGCACGCGGTCGCGGCCCTCGGGTTCCAGATGGCGCAGCGCCGGGGCCAGCCGGCCGGCGCGCACCGACTGGTCGACCACGGCCAGCAGCGAGCGTCCACCCAGCCCGGCAGAGCGCGCCCCGCCGCCGGCCTGAAGCTGGCGAATGCGACCGGCGTCCTCGCGCATGGCCTCGTAGGTCACGCGCTGCTCGGAGACGCTGCTGTCCAGTTCGGCCAGGCGCTGGCTGAAGGGCGACCACAGCAGCGCCCAGCCGAGCAGGATCAGCGCCAGCAGACCACCGCCACCGACCAGCAGGCGTTCGCGCGGTGCCAGCCCCTGCCACCAGTGCTTCATGAGCGCACCCTCGCCAGCCGCAGCCGGCCCTCGACGCCCTGCTCCCCGCTGGCGCTGGCCGACTGCAGCTCGACCTGCAGATCGGGCCGCTGCGCAAGCCGCTGGCGCAGGGCTTCGAGGGTCTGCACGTCGGGGGCCGTGACCGAGAGATCGAGCCGGCCGTCGCGGAAGTGCAGGCCCTTCAGCCGGACCCCCTGCGCCCCGGCCAGCGGTTCGCCGGCGGCGGCCAGCAACGCGAGGAACTCGTCCCCGGCCGCGCCCTGCCCCCGCGCCAGCGCCTCGAGCTGCTGGCGCATCTGTACCGGCGCATTCACTACCCGCCGGGCCTGGGGAAAGGTGTTGCGGTACAGCGTTTCCATGCGCGCATCCAGCTCCGCCGCCGTCTGCTGCAGCCGCCAGTACTCGACCCCCTGGCGCAGCCCCGCCACCGCAACCACCGCCACCAGCAGCACCGCAACCGCGCGCCAGGGGGCCCACAGCCGGCGCGCCCCGGACTGGCGGGCATAGTCGCCCTGCAGCAGGTCGATGGCCTCGCCGCGGGCCGCCTCGCGGGCCAGTACCACCAGCGGATGGGTCACCCGTTCCAGCCGGGCCTCGGGAAAATGCCGGCTGATGTCCTCGGGTAGGGCCTCCTGGGTGGAGAACACCTGCAGCGGCGGCGTGGTGTCGGGCGCCAGCAGGGTCTTCAAGGTGGGCAGGTCGGCGTGGCGCACCGCCAGCACCGTCTCGCCGGTGCGCAGCAGTGCCTCGTCGGCGTCGGTCTCCAGCAGCACCCAGCCCTCGCCGCGCGGCAGCAGATCGCCCTCGGCGTAGACATGGGTCGCTTCCAGGCCCGCCTCGGCCAGGCGCGCCAGCCAGTGTTCCAGGCAGCGCCGGGCGATCACCACCACCGGGACCGGCTGTTCGTTTCCGGCCCGGCCGATGGCGAAATGCAGGGCCTCCAGATCCTCCGCGAGCTGGTCCTCGAGGGCATAGGGGACGGCCTGGCGCAGGCGCTGGCGGTTGCGTGTGGGCACCGTCGCGCGGGTGAGCAGGGTCTCGGCCGCCGGCAACACCACCCACACCGGCTCGCCCTGCCAGCGGGCCGCCAGCGTCGCCGGATCGGTCCGCTCCGGGCGGGTGCGCAGCTCGCCCTCCGGCGTCACCCACGCGGCCTCGACGGCATCGTCGCCGGTTCGGAAGCGGATCAGCAGGGCATCGGTCATGGTATCGGTGGCGGTTGGCCTGTCGTTATGGTTTCAGGCGTGACCATACCCCATTTCGGGCCGATTCCGAACCACCGGCGGCGGGATCGCCATGCGGTGGCCGGGCACGCCACCGTGCCATTTGACGGCATACCCCGGATACAGGCCGAAGGCCGGAATCCGGGGCAACAGCGCCTCACGCCCCTCACAATCCCCCAAGACTCCGCAGGCGCACGCTCACATCCCCCCCCTGGCGTTCCAGCACCGAGACCTGGCGCGCACGCGCGGTGCCGAGGCGGACATCGGCGAACACGGCGAAATGGCCGCTGCCGGTGGCCAGACCCTCGGGGCCGACCGCCCGGCCGGCGAATGTGTCGTGGGCGAGGAAGTCAGCAACGGTGTCGAAGGGCTTGTCGCTGCGGGCATCCACCAGCGCCTCGGCGTCCGCGGCGGAAAGGTCGGGGAACAGGGCCTGCAGCAGCAGCGGCGGCGCGGTGTTGACGTTGACGGACGCCCGTCCCGGCAGGGCGCTCAGGTAGGGCCGCAGGCGCCGCACGGCCTCGGCATCGAAGCCCTCGACCAGGCGCAGCTCGCTGACGCTGGCGAAGGGGGCGTTGGCGGCACGATAGGGCGGCTCGCGGGTGCTGTAGCGGTCGTCCTCGGCGCCACCCGGAAAGCGGGTTTCGAGATCGGCATCCATCCAGTCCAGCACGGCATTCGCCAGCGCAGGGTCCAGTTCCAGCAACTCCAGCAGGCGCCGGAAGCGTGCCACGGCGCGTTCGTCGGGCGCTCCGTCAGTGGTCAGCAGGTTGTTGAGATTGAAACGACCCTCGAGGTCCTCGATACGGCCGGCGATCTGGCCGCCGGTGACCGCCAGCGGCGGCAGTTCACGGGCCCAGTCCTCGTCCAGGTGATCCACCGGCCCGTCCTCCAGGTCGCGCCGCAGCAGCACCCGCGCCCAGTCCTCGACCCCCGCGGCGTAGGCCGCGGCCTGGTCGGCATCGAGCTGGTTGGCGGTGCGCCGCACGTCGTAGTGCTGCCGGGTGGCCATGGCCACCGCGGCCAGCGTCGCCAGCGCCACCACCAGCAGCGCGGTCAGGAGGGCGACGCCGGACTGGCGTCCGGCAGCCGGAACAGCCATCGCAGTTCTCCGTAGCCTTCGGTCTCGAGGATCAGCTCCACCGCACGCGGCAGGGCCGGCGCCTGCGGCCGGTTGCGCGGGGGCCATTCTTCATGCCAGGCGTCGGCCTCGTCGAGAAAGCGCACTTCCGCGCGCTCGATGCCCTCGCCCAGCCGCTCGCGCCGCGGGGCCTCGCCCTGCACCCGATCCAGCGCCCACCAGCCCGCCCGCTCCAGGCCGCCGTCGTCGGTCAGGCGCCAGACCACCCGCCGCAGCTCGCTGCGCGGCTGCCCGGCCGGATTGCGCCAGCCGGCGCGGGTCAATTCGACGAGATTGCCGTCGAGATGGCCGAGCAGCGCCGGGCGCCGGTCCCCGAAGGCGTCGCGCACCGGCCGGTCGACGGCCTGGGTGAGATCACGCTCCAGCCGGCGGTACAGCAGCTGCAGGCGGCCCAGCGCCTCGGCCTGCTCCGCGACCGCCGCACGGGTGCTCATCACCGTGTTCAGGCCGCCGTAGGCCAGCAGCGCGAGCACGGCGAAGATGGCCAGCGCCACCAGCAGTTCGATGAGGGTGAAGCCGCCGTGCCGCCTCATTCCGGCCGTCCCAGGTAGCCGGTGAGTTCGGCCAGCACCTCGTCCTCGCCGGCGTTGGCCGGCCGCACCCGGATCAGCACCCGGCGCACGTCGGCATCCGGGGTGGGCTCGACGCGGGTCTGCCAGATCCAGTCGCGGCCGGCGAAGCGCAGCCGGTCGCTGGCCCGGCCCACGGCCGGCCATTCCCGCGCGAGTTGCAGCTCGACAAGCCGGTTGCGGGCGATCCAGTGCGCGAGGGTGCGTTCCTGCAGGTAGGCCTGGTTGCCGGTGTAGTCGCCCACGGCGCGCACGGCGGCGAACAGCGCCAGCGCCAGCACGGCGAGCGCCACCAGCACTTCCAGCAGGGTGAAGCCGCGGGCCTGCCTCATGTCGCTTCCGCGTGGCGTTCGAGGCGGCCGTCGGGGTAGCCGAAGACGCGCGCCACATGCTCGGTGCCGGCATCGCGCAGCACCAGCTCGAAGCCGGTCAGCTCGCCGGAGGACAACAACAGGATGTCGGGCGACGGGGCGTCAGCGTCTCCATCGGCGGCATCGGCAAGTGCCGCCGGCTGGCCGTCCAGCAGCAACCGGGCCTCGATGCCCTCGGGCCAGTGCCGCGGCCGGAAGGTGGGGTCCGCCACCGGCCGCCAGCCGTCGTCCTCGAGATAGAGGAAGCGATAGCCCGCCTCGTCCAGGGCCAGGCCCCATTCCTCGCCACGCAGCACGGCCTGTTCGGCGGCAAGCCGGGTGAGCTGGCGGAAGCGCTCCGCGGCCTCTTCGAGACGTTCGGCGCGGCGGTCGCCGCCGAGGTTGAGGGTGGCGAAGGTGAGGATGATGCCGATCAGGGCGATGACGACCAGCAGTTCCAGCAGGGTGAAGCCGCCGGAACGAAACCGGCCGTTACTCGAGATTCCAGTTGCCAATGTCGTCGTCGCTGGGACGACCGTCGGGCCCCAGCGAATAGAGGTCGATGGCGCCGTGCTGGCCCGGGTTCAGGTACTGGTAGGGGCGCCCCCAGGGATCCTTCGGCAAGCGGTCGATATAGCCCCCGGCCTTCCAGCGCGGCGGCTCGGGATCGGTCGGCTTCTTCACCAGCGCTTCC
Proteins encoded in this window:
- a CDS encoding exopolysaccharide biosynthesis protein codes for the protein MERIKVALEKAREQRVQGGGEATEKQTGRSAPAARPADIQYTRTRVAKVSPAVMKKNRIVATAQESAFADAYKILRTQVLQRLKENDWNVLAVTSPGEDEGKTLTAINLAVSLALEVSHTVLLVDANLRHPSIHERLGLAPGKGLSDYLLDDADLAELLLHPEGLDHVVLLPAGRPVHNSAELLNSPKMVQLVDELKHRYPERIVIFDLPPVLSAADALAFAPYVDAALLVVEEGRTQAEAAQRAVELLECTNVLGTVLNKAGQA
- a CDS encoding ExeA family protein, yielding MYEAFYGFREKPFSLLPDPSFLYFSKKHRMAFAMLEYGLENQAGFTVISGGIGTGKTTLIRHLLNQMQHNTTVGLISNTHQSFGELLQWILLAFNLEHKGMSKVEMYQAFVDFMIGEYARGRRTVLIVDEAQNMSAETLEELRMLSNVNADKDQVLQVILVGQEELRDTLRRPDLVQFAQRIAVDYQLTPLTVEETTELIRHRLAVAGGSPELFTDAACAAVHHYSGGTPRLVNLICDTTLVYGFADQRETIDADLVHEVAREKQAGGLFPTTAPPPAAGEPEPPAAVTESESSARPQPDADTMPRAGALNPTPANREETPAETPALRHRLRLAVIGESPVLRRHLRRLIEPFGIEVVAELPLEAAGQGDIDPAQLDMLLVDMDDQAQASAGALCDLITEWNLPVLFNDSQLTQQSLDGNAPAFGNKLVAKLASLLPDHTADLRVVSGSGEPR
- a CDS encoding VanZ family protein, which translates into the protein MYLPLPLLNLMRGLAALAALAWMGLIFYWSSFPAGRMPMHFPWEDKLYHAVAFGILAIFYLAAMRPGEQGLERRQALLAGVLAGLYGLTDEYHQSFVPTRVMDFYDMLADLFGGVLFAYGAWIFMRSWYRARLSR
- the cysQ gene encoding 3'(2'),5'-bisphosphate nucleotidase CysQ, producing the protein MTDNSSIDPCALLDEVRALAAEAGCRILEIYETDFDVEHKDDESPLTAADMAAHRAITGGLARLTPDVPVLSEESASVPYEERARWDWYWLVDPLDGTREFVKRNGEFTVNIALIHRGEPVLGVVHVPVLGVTYYACRGGGAFRQTGDAPAEAIHVRKLQPGPLVVAGSRSHRGDSLNRFLEKVGEHEIISMGSALKICLVAEGRADIYPRLGPTSEWDTAAAQCVVEEAGGRLTDTDMNTLRYNTKDSLLNPHFLVFGDDSRNWSEYL
- the nudE gene encoding ADP compounds hydrolase NudE, whose amino-acid sequence is MSKPPEILGTRTVARSRLFRIEQLDLRFANGTEVVYERLRGSADGAVLVVPARDAETVLLVREYAAGTERYELGFPKGRIEPGEDPLATAQRELREEIGLGAGRLEALMTVTVAPGYFGHVTHIVLARDLFPAEAEGDEPEPVEVVPWRLAELPALLARDDFTEARSMVALFLAQERMRHDR
- the yrfG gene encoding GMP/IMP nucleotidase, with amino-acid sequence MPPWSHIDTLLLDMDGTLLDLHFDNHFWREHVPLRYAERNDLALEAAKAELFPRFQAAEGTMAWYCVDYWSEVLDMDIAELKREVDHLIAVHPHVTDFLDLARARGKRVLLVTNAHQKALDLKMEKTRLGGHFDRLICAHDYGKPKEDPSFWDWLAEREPFDRERTLLIDDSLPVLRSAREYGIRHLLAVRRPDTRGPDKDTEEFEAVEGFDALVRGLQGSIGKP
- a CDS encoding YkgJ family cysteine cluster protein, coding for MSRKPLPAKLTSETKCSFCPGTKCCTYITQKIPGPRSRDDFDHLLWQLAHENIQAYKDSDGWFLLINNRCTMLGDDGRCRIYATRPQVCRDYSNDYCEFDAPAEEGFELFFRDYDELLAYCRKRFRRWDER
- a CDS encoding type II secretion system protein N, giving the protein MRSRLAAGLAALCVLALFLLFTWPAERWLSGLPEPLAVQAPEGTLWRGQAAVLAAGPLRFESLRWRLRPASLVLGRLGFRLTTGSPAIEARIAAGLTGRWWLRMPRAELPAEFFRPLLDRWGIEASGRLLIRELAASGRGDWPDRLEGALVWKSAALAAPLNLPLGDLQVRLRGEGDALLAEMQDQGGPLALAGSARLERDGHYRLDLKLRARADAARALRDALGLLGAPDASGDHRLTLVGRLPRQIVGAD
- the gspM gene encoding type II secretion system protein GspM, with protein sequence MKHWWQGLAPRERLLVGGGGLLALILLGWALLWSPFSQRLAELDSSVSEQRVTYEAMREDAGRIRQLQAGGGARSAGLGGRSLLAVVDQSVRAGRLAPALRHLEPEGRDRVRLRLEGAAFDELVLWLDQLQTRHGIRAEAVDIEAAEAPGRVDARLTLAAAAP